The Paracoccus albus region ATCTTCATTAAAATCGTCGAAACAGGCGACAGCTTGCAGGATCGCCGCGAGTTCTTGCCTTGGCAGCATGCCGACCCCACGCGTGACGAAGACATTGCCGCCCAGTTCCCGCCGCCGAAGCGCATCGTTCAACATCCGAACCAATCGCACATCATAGGGTTGATCCTCCTCCCGCCGCTCAATGTTGCCAGTTTGTTCTTTTCCATCATCCATCGACTCCCGGTCATCCATCATTCGTCCCTTTCCTGTCAGATGAGTTTGATCAATCGACGCTGCGCCTGTTCATCGCCGTCGATATAGCCTTGCGTGGTCTGGATGGAGCGATGCCCGGCCAGAAGCTGGACATCCCGCAGCGAGCCGCCCGCCCGATGCAGCTGGCGTGCCGCCCGGGTGATAAAACTGCGCCGCCCGGAATGCGACGAACAGCCCTGCAAGCCCAGCTGCCGGTAGAGCCCGGTAAACCAGTTGACCAGCGATTTGGGTGACATCGCCCCACCCCGGCAGGACCGGATCACCGGCCCTTGCCGGTCGCGGGCACGCGGGGCCAGACCGACAAGCGCCCGCCGAAGTTCAGGATGCAAAGGAATACGTCGCCCGGATCGACGCTTGGCCGCAACCGGAGGCAATTCGATATGCGACCCGATCGAGCCATCACCCCGGGTCAGCATCGACCAACGAAGCGCGCAGACCTCGCAGGCCCGCAACCCCGCCGTGATGGTCAAGAGGAACATCACGCGGTCACGGGCAGCTGTCGGAGAAAGATCGAGATGTCGCAATATGCGCCGCTGTTCAGCGGCTGTAATCACCTTGGCCGGGCGGCCGCGCATATGCTCGCATAAATTGACATACGATTACAATACACAATCTAAGGTAGATTGTCAAGTGAAACGTTCAGCTTGCGGTGTTTGTGGTGCTGACCGCCTGATCGGGCCTGATATGATGCGACATGCCGCGATGATGTCGGTTCGACGTGACGTTGCATGCCCAGAATACGTGTTCATTAGTTACCAACTTATGCCCCCACCCGGCACCGGACACAGTCACGCGAGGGGGTTGAGCTTGCAGAATTGTCGCTTTCACTTGTTGACATCGTAGTCTGGCATGCCTGCCATGACCTGCTGCTGGCCGGGACTAAGCAACACGCCCCCGCTACATGAAGGGTACGGCGCTGCAAGGGGCTGCGGCGGCATGACCATCCGCATGTGGCGGTTTGTAACAAATGACATGTGCGGATTTCAACGGCACCACAAATCTCAGTCTGGCGGCTCATGCAGACAAACCCGAAGAAACACGCTGCTGGGTCTTGCATCTGCAGAATCTCGGCAGAGAGGGGGCGGATTCCGGTCATTCGCTGCGGTGGCGAATGCAATTGGATGACTGAGCGAAAGCCGACATTGGACGCGCGAGCGATGATGCAAAACACGCCTATGCTGTGTTGAACCTCAGGGAATGAACGCGCTATTCATCTGCATACGCTTTGAGAACCATGAGCGGGAATTATGCCCAAGAAGAAAAAAACGGACATCGAGCTTCCGCACATCCTCGTCGATGCAGTTAAGGAGCAAAGGGCCGTACTTGTCCTTGGGGCGGGTGCATCCATGGCTTGCCGGAATGCTAAAGGCGAGCATCCACCGAACGGCAATCAACTCAGAGACCATTTGGCGTCGAAATTTCTTGGCACAAAATCGGAAACGCGAGATCTCGCAACGGTTGCAGAGATGGCAATCGTTTCTGGCGCTGGACAGCCATTGGTCTTCGAAGAAATCGCAAAACTCTTTTCGGGCTTTGATCCCTCCGACGCTCACATTAAGCTCGCAGACTTCCGGTGGCGCGGGCTTGCCACCACGAATTACGATACGATCATAGAACAGGGATATGCCGCCAACCCATCAAGTAAACAGACGTGCTTACCATTTGTGAAGAACACTGAGCCCTATGATGATCGGCTAAAAAGGGAAACGAACCCTTTGCCGCTTTTCAAGCTTCACGGATGCATCAATCATCGGCTCGATCCTGATATACCGCTGGTTTTGTCGAATGAGCACTACCATAGACACCGGGACAATCGAGAGCATTTGTTTGATCGCCTTCAGCAATGGGCTCAATCATCCCCAGTCGTTTTCGTTGGCTACCAACTTGCTGATCCTCATATCCGTGCCTTGGTTTATGACATTGATCCCAAAAACCGGCCGCAGTGGTACATTGTTTCGCCGGGTGCGGATGAACATGTGATCAAACTCTGGGCGAACATGGGCGTCGACGTGATCCAAGGTACCTTCGAGCAGTTTGTTGACGCACTGGACGGCCAAGTCCCGGACTTGTTCAGAAGTCTAAGTCTGCCAGTAGACTTTGCCGACGCTCCGTATCGCCGGTTCTTCCGAACCGATGACGTCGGCTCTGACCAACTTAGAGCGAGTTTGGAAGCGGATCTTCTGTATATTCA contains the following coding sequences:
- a CDS encoding DUF3768 domain-containing protein; this encodes MMDDRESMDDGKEQTGNIERREEDQPYDVRLVRMLNDALRRRELGGNVFVTRGVGMLPRQELAAILQAVACFDDFNEDNDPYGEHDCAVMTVGQHRIIWKIDYYDRALKGFSPDPSNPHLTRRILTVMLASEY
- a CDS encoding tyrosine-type recombinase/integrase, which translates into the protein MRGRPAKVITAAEQRRILRHLDLSPTAARDRVMFLLTITAGLRACEVCALRWSMLTRGDGSIGSHIELPPVAAKRRSGRRIPLHPELRRALVGLAPRARDRQGPVIRSCRGGAMSPKSLVNWFTGLYRQLGLQGCSSHSGRRSFITRAARQLHRAGGSLRDVQLLAGHRSIQTTQGYIDGDEQAQRRLIKLI